One segment of candidate division KSB1 bacterium DNA contains the following:
- the fusA gene encoding elongation factor G, producing MKEFTTDRIRNIGLVAHATAGKTTLAEAMVFVAGGISRMGSVDEGSTLSDYHADEINRKNSIITSLLYCLWKDHKINVIDMPGYPDFIGEVRGGLRAADLAVLVLNAQAGVELGTETAWQIAEEYGLPRMFVVNRLDKENTDFDKLVAGVRETFGNSAFPVVLPVNAREYVDLLQMKLVSYNEAGKTSVKDVPAGLQEKAQTLRTQLMEQAAEADDRLLEKFFEAGELSTEEVKQGLRTGLAARKLFPIWATVATQAAGVAGLLDFLVEYGPAPDYRREVEGSTDNNHQQQKRSVSDDSPLAALVFKTVSEAHLGELSFFKVFSGKMHPNSEVYNANQKQTEKIGQIYCMTGRNRSEVAHLHAGDIAAVVKLRNTHTGHTLCDSRQPIILPPIVFPSPLMTIAIEPKSKGDEDKMSSGLHALEHEDPAFSMRVDPELHQVLLMGQSELHLGMIVKRLKEKYGVDVNIVEAKIPYRETIRGSAKEFYRHKKQTGGAGQFGEVHFYMEAYRDGAPVPGEYTVRDVELTDLPWGGKLEFVNAIVGGVIDARFIPAVKKGILEIMATGVVAGYPVTNVRVVLHDGKMHPVDSNENAFKTAGRMCFKECFQKAKPIILEPILEVEVTVPDEYMGDVMGDFSGSRGKILGMEGRGKHQVIRAQVPQKEMAKYSNKLRSMTQGRGVYSQKFSHYEEVPREQAEKLMKEYEEARAQGS from the coding sequence GTGAAGGAATTTACCACTGATCGTATTCGCAATATCGGGCTGGTGGCCCATGCCACCGCCGGCAAAACCACCCTGGCGGAAGCCATGGTCTTCGTTGCCGGCGGCATCTCACGCATGGGTTCGGTTGACGAAGGCTCCACCCTCTCGGATTATCATGCCGATGAAATCAACCGCAAAAACTCGATCATCACTTCGCTGCTTTACTGCCTGTGGAAGGACCACAAGATCAATGTGATCGACATGCCGGGCTATCCGGATTTCATCGGCGAGGTGCGGGGTGGCTTGCGTGCGGCTGATCTCGCCGTGCTCGTGCTCAATGCCCAGGCGGGCGTCGAACTGGGCACGGAAACCGCCTGGCAGATTGCCGAAGAATACGGCCTGCCCCGCATGTTTGTGGTCAACCGGCTCGACAAGGAAAACACCGATTTCGACAAGCTCGTTGCCGGTGTGCGGGAGACCTTCGGCAACAGCGCTTTTCCCGTGGTGCTGCCGGTCAACGCCCGCGAATATGTCGATCTCCTGCAAATGAAACTGGTTTCCTACAACGAGGCGGGCAAAACCAGCGTGAAAGACGTGCCCGCCGGCCTGCAGGAAAAGGCGCAGACGCTGCGCACGCAACTCATGGAACAAGCCGCCGAAGCCGATGACCGGCTGCTCGAAAAATTTTTCGAGGCCGGGGAACTCTCCACGGAAGAGGTGAAACAGGGTTTGCGCACCGGCCTCGCGGCCAGAAAGCTTTTTCCCATCTGGGCGACAGTGGCCACGCAGGCCGCCGGCGTCGCCGGTTTGCTCGATTTCCTCGTGGAATACGGCCCGGCACCCGATTACCGCCGCGAAGTGGAAGGCAGCACGGACAACAACCACCAACAACAGAAACGCTCCGTCTCCGACGACAGCCCGCTGGCCGCACTTGTCTTCAAAACGGTTTCCGAAGCGCATCTCGGCGAGCTGTCCTTCTTCAAGGTCTTCTCCGGCAAGATGCACCCCAACTCCGAAGTGTACAATGCCAACCAGAAACAGACGGAAAAGATCGGCCAGATTTACTGCATGACCGGCCGCAACCGCTCGGAAGTGGCGCATTTGCACGCCGGCGACATTGCCGCGGTGGTCAAGCTGCGCAACACCCACACCGGCCATACGCTGTGCGACAGCCGCCAGCCGATCATCCTGCCGCCCATTGTCTTCCCCAGTCCGCTCATGACCATCGCCATCGAACCCAAGTCCAAGGGCGATGAAGACAAGATGTCCTCCGGGCTGCATGCCCTGGAGCATGAAGACCCCGCCTTCAGCATGCGCGTTGACCCCGAACTGCACCAGGTTTTGTTGATGGGGCAAAGCGAGCTGCATCTCGGCATGATCGTCAAACGCTTGAAGGAAAAGTATGGCGTGGATGTCAACATTGTCGAAGCCAAGATTCCCTACCGCGAGACCATCCGGGGCTCGGCCAAAGAATTCTACCGGCATAAAAAGCAAACCGGGGGCGCCGGGCAATTCGGCGAAGTGCACTTCTACATGGAAGCCTATCGTGATGGCGCGCCCGTTCCGGGTGAGTACACCGTGCGCGACGTCGAACTCACCGACCTGCCGTGGGGCGGCAAACTGGAGTTTGTCAATGCCATCGTCGGCGGCGTGATCGATGCCCGTTTCATCCCCGCGGTCAAAAAAGGCATTCTGGAAATCATGGCCACCGGTGTGGTGGCCGGCTATCCGGTGACCAACGTGCGGGTCGTGCTGCACGACGGCAAGATGCATCCGGTCGATTCCAATGAAAATGCCTTTAAGACGGCCGGCCGCATGTGTTTTAAGGAATGTTTCCAGAAAGCCAAACCCATCATTCTCGAGCCGATCCTGGAGGTGGAGGTCACCGTGCCGGACGAATACATGGGCGATGTCATGGGAGATTTTTCCGGCAGCCGCGGCAAAATTCTGGGCATGGAAGGCAGAGGCAAGCATCAAGTGATTCGTGCGCAGGTGCCGCAAAAGGAAATGGCCAAATATTCCAACAAGCTGCGTTCCATGACCCAGGGCCGCGGCGTCTACAGCCAGAAGTTTTCCCACTATGAAGAGGTGCCGCGCGAGCAGGCGGAAAAACTGATGAAGGAATACGAAGAAGCGCGCGCACAAGGGAGCTGA
- a CDS encoding HIT domain-containing protein: MEDTTQTPILWAPWRIEYILSPKDSGCIFCEKPRQSNDRDNLIVQRGQRAFVIMNKYPYNNGHLMVVPYRHESAFDRLAAEELAEMSSLLQQSTKVLQRLMRPQGFNLGMNIGAVAGAGIDAHLHFHLVPRWAGDTNFMPVVGHTKVISEGLWETWANLREAFAAL, from the coding sequence ATGGAAGACACGACGCAAACACCAATTCTGTGGGCGCCCTGGCGCATCGAATATATTCTCAGCCCGAAAGACTCGGGCTGCATTTTTTGCGAGAAACCCAGGCAGTCCAATGATCGCGACAACTTGATCGTGCAGCGCGGCCAGCGGGCTTTTGTGATCATGAACAAATATCCCTACAACAACGGCCACCTCATGGTGGTGCCCTATCGCCATGAGTCGGCGTTTGACCGGTTGGCTGCCGAGGAGCTGGCGGAAATGTCGTCGTTGTTGCAGCAGTCCACCAAAGTTTTGCAACGCCTAATGCGGCCGCAGGGCTTCAATCTCGGCATGAATATCGGCGCGGTGGCCGGCGCCGGCATTGATGCGCATTTGCACTTTCATCTCGTCCCGCGCTGGGCCGGCGATACCAACTTTATGCCGGTGGTGGGTCACACCAAAGTCATTTCGGAAGGTTTGTGGGAAACGTGGGCAAATCTGCGGGAGGCTTTTGCCGCTCTGTGA
- a CDS encoding site-2 protease family protein: MTATGRLRLACATPAVTWFSPIKKCGTTLMLEDYLALGPIWYVIFLLSLTCHEAAHALAAKLGGDLTAFAGGQVTLDPIPHMRREPLGTIVVPILSFLVNEGRWMMGWASAPYDPLWQMRHPKRAAAMALAGPLANFALVLIAALAIRVGILAGFFEIPSSLNFTRMVGATGGGVAEVLATVVSILFCLNLLLMAFNLMPVPPLDGITVLGLLMSVPLARRVAEWSRSPLALAGLIVAWKMFDYVFPPIFRFSVGLLYPEVRYGW; this comes from the coding sequence ATGACCGCAACCGGCCGGCTGCGTCTTGCCTGTGCCACGCCGGCGGTCACTTGGTTCTCACCCATCAAAAAATGCGGGACAACTCTGATGCTGGAGGATTACCTGGCCCTCGGGCCGATTTGGTATGTGATTTTTCTGCTCTCACTCACCTGCCATGAAGCCGCACATGCTTTGGCCGCCAAGCTGGGCGGCGACCTCACCGCCTTTGCGGGTGGTCAAGTCACCCTCGATCCCATCCCGCACATGCGCCGCGAGCCGCTCGGCACCATTGTGGTGCCGATCCTTTCCTTTCTGGTCAATGAGGGCCGCTGGATGATGGGCTGGGCAAGCGCGCCCTATGATCCCCTGTGGCAAATGCGCCATCCCAAACGCGCCGCCGCGATGGCGCTCGCCGGGCCGCTCGCGAATTTCGCGCTGGTCTTGATCGCGGCGCTCGCCATCCGGGTGGGCATTCTTGCCGGGTTTTTCGAAATACCCTCCTCGCTGAACTTCACCCGCATGGTGGGTGCCACCGGCGGCGGTGTGGCCGAGGTGCTTGCCACCGTGGTCAGTATTCTGTTCTGTCTGAATCTTCTGCTCATGGCCTTCAACCTGATGCCGGTGCCGCCGCTCGACGGCATCACGGTTTTGGGACTGCTCATGAGCGTACCGCTGGCGCGGCGCGTGGCGGAATGGAGCCGCAGCCCGCTGGCCCTTGCCGGTTTGATCGTCGCGTGGAAGATGTTCGACTACGTGTTTCCCCCGATCTTTCGCTTTTCCGTCGGCCTTTTGTATCCCGAAGTGCGGTATGGCTGGTAG
- a CDS encoding sigma-70 family RNA polymerase sigma factor, translated as MSETDQELIARVRAGQREAFAQLITRYQARIFHTTFCMLKNHEDAEEAAQDTFVRAYRGLARFREDATFSTWLYRICYNVCLNYLEKKRTARPRPAAVALEHLPAAEAPDHDFAQRERAALVEQAMADMPDHFRNVLILYHTQQLPYQEIAEILGLPLNTVKTHLFRARALLRRRLLQILPQEEILAELL; from the coding sequence ATGAGCGAGACGGATCAAGAGTTGATCGCACGCGTGCGTGCCGGCCAGCGCGAGGCATTTGCGCAATTGATCACACGCTATCAGGCGCGCATCTTCCACACCACTTTTTGCATGCTGAAAAACCACGAAGACGCGGAGGAAGCGGCACAAGACACCTTTGTGCGCGCCTATCGTGGCCTGGCCAGGTTTCGCGAGGACGCCACCTTCTCGACCTGGCTCTACCGCATTTGCTACAACGTCTGCCTGAATTATCTCGAGAAGAAACGCACGGCCCGGCCGCGGCCGGCTGCCGTTGCACTCGAACATTTGCCCGCGGCCGAAGCGCCTGATCATGACTTCGCGCAGCGTGAGCGCGCGGCGTTGGTCGAGCAGGCGATGGCAGATATGCCCGACCATTTTCGCAACGTGTTGATTCTCTATCATACCCAGCAGCTTCCCTATCAGGAGATTGCCGAAATTCTCGGGTTGCCGCTCAATACGGTGAAGACACATTTGTTTCGCGCCCGCGCCCTGCTGCGCCGCCGCCTGTTGCAAATCCTGCCGCAGGAGGAAATTTTGGCGGAATTGCTGTGA